From one Oncorhynchus keta strain PuntledgeMale-10-30-2019 unplaced genomic scaffold, Oket_V2 Un_contig_25614_pilon_pilon, whole genome shotgun sequence genomic stretch:
- the LOC118389592 gene encoding CCHC-type zinc finger nucleic acid binding protein-like: protein MSSNECFGCGRTGHWIKNCPNAGRGRGKGRGRGKGMVLTTLQDLFCYRCGEPGHVARDCERTEDACYNCGRGGHISRDCKEPKKEREQVCYNCGKAGHVARDCDHANEQKCYSCGGFGHIQKGCDKVKCYRCGEIGHVAVQCSKASEVNCYNCGKSGHLAKECTIEATA, encoded by the exons ATGAGTAGTAATGAGTGTTTTGGATGCGGACGTACCGGCCACTGGATCAAGAACTGTCCGAATGCCGGGCGGGGACGAGGCAAGGGCCGCGGGAGGGGGAAAGGtatggtactgactacattacagg ATCTGTTCTGCTATCGCTGTGGCGAGCCTGGTCACGTCGCCagggactgtgagaggactgAGGATG CATGCTATAACTGTGGTCGTGGAGGACACATCTCCAGAGACTGTAAGGAGCCCAAGAAGGAGAGGGAACAG GTCTGTTATAACTGTGGCAAGGCCGGCCATGTGGCCCGGGACTGTGACCATGCCAACGAGCAGAAGTGCTACTCCTGTGGAGGCTTTGGACACATCCAGAAGGGCTGTGACAAGGTCAAGTGTTACAG GTGTGGTGAGATCGGCCATGTTGCCGTCCAGTGCAGCAAGGCCAGCGAAGTCAACTGCTACAACTGCGGAAAGTCTGGTCACCTGGCTAAAGAATGCACCATCGAGGCCACGGCCTAG